The following coding sequences are from one Niveibacterium umoris window:
- a CDS encoding NADP-dependent malic enzyme: MDKDFTAAALDYHRYPTPGKISVTPTKGLTNQRDLALAYSPGVAAACEAIVADPAQAAELTSRGNLVGVITNGTAVLGLGNIGPLAGKPVMEGKGCLFKKFAGIDVFDIELNENDPDKLIDIIAALEPTLGGINLEDIKAPECFYVEQKLRERLNIPVFHDDQHGTAIISTAALLNGLEVVGKGIGEVKVVCSGAGAAAIACLDLMCRLGVRRENVFVCDSKGVIWQGRDANMEPNKARYAQRTEARTLGEVIENADVFLGLSTAGVLKPEMVAKMAPRPLIFALANPTPEIMPEEAKAVRPDCIIATGRSDYPNQVNNVLCFPFIFRGALDVGATRVTEEMKLACVHAIAELARAEQSDVVAMAYGGAELRFGADYLIPKPFDPRLIVRIAPAVAKAAMDSGVAVRPLADLDAYVQHLTEFVYHSGMLMKPVFNTAKSIAASRKRVVYCEGEEERVLRAVRVVVDEGLAHPILIGRPAVIEMRIERFGLNLTMGRDFEVVNPESDPRYRDLWQAYYRRMARDGVTPDIAKTEMRRDPTLIGCMLLDKGDADAMVCGTSGTYENHLRHVAGIIGLRPGAKLFAAMNLLLLPGRMMAITDTYVNENPDADEIAAITMMAADELRRFGIEPRAALLSHSSFGSSRSPSARKMRAARERLAELAPELEADGEMHGDAAISPEVRERVHPGSSLKGEANLLVMPNLDAANIAFNLIKVSSGDGVTVGPILLGAAKSVHILTPSSTVRRLVNITALAVVDAAASSIRER, translated from the coding sequence ATGGACAAGGACTTCACCGCCGCGGCGCTGGACTACCACCGCTATCCCACGCCCGGAAAGATCTCGGTCACGCCGACCAAGGGGCTCACCAATCAGCGCGATCTTGCGCTCGCCTATTCGCCGGGCGTGGCCGCAGCCTGCGAAGCGATCGTTGCGGACCCTGCGCAGGCGGCGGAGCTGACGTCGCGCGGCAATCTGGTCGGCGTCATCACCAACGGCACCGCGGTGCTGGGTCTGGGCAATATCGGCCCGCTGGCCGGCAAACCGGTGATGGAAGGCAAGGGCTGCCTGTTCAAGAAGTTCGCTGGCATCGACGTGTTCGACATCGAACTCAACGAGAACGATCCGGACAAGCTGATCGACATCATTGCCGCGCTCGAACCCACGCTGGGCGGCATCAATCTCGAAGACATCAAGGCGCCGGAATGCTTCTACGTCGAGCAGAAGCTGCGCGAGCGACTCAACATTCCGGTCTTCCACGACGACCAGCACGGCACCGCGATCATCTCAACCGCCGCACTGCTCAACGGTCTGGAAGTCGTCGGCAAGGGTATCGGCGAAGTGAAGGTGGTGTGTTCCGGCGCGGGCGCGGCGGCGATCGCCTGCCTCGATCTGATGTGCCGACTCGGCGTGCGGCGCGAGAACGTGTTTGTCTGCGACTCCAAGGGCGTGATCTGGCAGGGGCGCGATGCCAACATGGAGCCCAACAAGGCCCGCTATGCGCAGCGCACCGAAGCCCGCACCCTGGGCGAGGTGATCGAAAACGCCGACGTCTTCCTCGGCCTCTCGACCGCCGGGGTGCTCAAGCCCGAGATGGTTGCGAAGATGGCGCCGCGCCCGCTGATCTTCGCACTTGCCAACCCCACGCCGGAGATCATGCCGGAAGAGGCCAAGGCGGTGCGCCCCGACTGCATCATTGCGACCGGGCGTTCGGACTATCCGAACCAGGTCAACAACGTGCTGTGTTTCCCGTTCATCTTCCGCGGCGCGCTCGACGTCGGCGCGACACGCGTCACCGAAGAGATGAAGCTGGCCTGCGTGCACGCCATCGCGGAACTGGCGCGTGCCGAACAGAGCGACGTCGTCGCGATGGCCTACGGTGGTGCCGAGTTGCGCTTCGGTGCCGACTACCTGATCCCCAAGCCTTTCGATCCGCGCCTGATCGTGCGCATCGCGCCGGCGGTCGCCAAGGCGGCGATGGATTCCGGCGTCGCCGTGCGCCCGCTCGCTGATCTGGATGCCTACGTCCAGCACCTCACCGAGTTCGTTTACCACTCCGGCATGCTCATGAAGCCGGTCTTCAACACCGCCAAGAGCATTGCCGCGAGCCGCAAGCGTGTCGTGTATTGCGAAGGCGAAGAGGAGCGGGTGCTGCGCGCCGTGCGGGTGGTGGTTGACGAAGGCTTGGCACATCCGATCCTGATCGGGCGCCCGGCGGTGATCGAGATGCGCATCGAGCGTTTCGGACTGAACCTGACGATGGGGCGCGACTTCGAAGTCGTGAATCCCGAGTCGGACCCGCGCTACCGCGACCTCTGGCAGGCGTACTACCGCCGCATGGCACGCGACGGCGTCACGCCTGACATCGCGAAGACCGAAATGCGCCGCGACCCGACGCTGATTGGCTGCATGTTGCTCGACAAGGGCGATGCCGATGCGATGGTGTGCGGCACCAGCGGTACCTACGAGAACCATCTGCGCCATGTGGCCGGCATCATCGGCCTGCGGCCCGGCGCCAAGCTTTTTGCGGCGATGAATCTGCTGCTGCTGCCCGGCCGCATGATGGCAATCACCGACACCTACGTGAACGAGAACCCGGATGCCGACGAGATCGCCGCGATCACGATGATGGCCGCGGATGAACTGCGCCGTTTCGGAATCGAGCCGCGCGCGGCACTGCTGTCGCATTCGAGCTTCGGCAGTTCCCGCTCGCCGTCGGCGCGCAAGATGCGCGCGGCACGCGAGCGGCTGGCCGAACTGGCGCCGGAACTCGAAGCGGACGGCGAAATGCACGGCGACGCGGCGATCTCGCCCGAAGTGCGCGAACGGGTGCATCCGGGGTCGAGCCTCAAGGGCGAGGCCAATCTGCTGGTGATGCCCAACCTCGACGCGGCGAACATTGCATTCAACCTGATCAAGGTGTCGAGCGGCGATGGCGTGACGGTGGGGCCGATCCTGCTGGGCGCGGCGAAGTCCGTGCATATCCTCACGCCATCCTCGACGGTGCGCAGGCTCGTCAATATCACGGCGCTGGCGGTGGTCGATGCCGCTGCTTCGTCGATCCGCGAGCGCTGA
- a CDS encoding ABC transporter substrate-binding protein, producing the protein MGRSLKALVVALALGGVALQASAEDLVVLQVAPGATKEGSVGWQLQMGAKSWFDEVNVRGGVGGKQIKLVAVDEGNDISAQTKSLIKEHQPAALFGFVGAAPVVKLVADKVLDTAQVPLVGAHTGAAVVAADKNASMVFLTRATYADEVDKVMKQLATIGIRKFVVFHSEDQAGLEYRDLAKAVAAKQNQTVEAVIAQPKDLSKIAPLADAVVAKEHQAVLLAVEAPAAAAFVKRYREQGGSGQIVGMSTVEGVRLAETAGPKASRGVALAQVAPNPRNESYAVVREFTTNYRKYGPYTEEPTQAMMEGYLAAKVITEGLKRAGGKSGLARGIGSISGFDVGGVSFTYGGASRSGSKYVEMSVIDKEGRVTR; encoded by the coding sequence GTGGGGCGCAGTCTTAAGGCGCTGGTCGTGGCGCTTGCATTGGGCGGGGTGGCCCTGCAGGCATCCGCGGAGGATCTGGTGGTGTTGCAAGTCGCACCAGGCGCGACCAAGGAAGGAAGTGTCGGCTGGCAATTGCAGATGGGCGCGAAGAGCTGGTTTGACGAGGTCAATGTCCGTGGTGGCGTTGGCGGCAAGCAGATCAAGCTCGTTGCAGTGGATGAAGGCAACGACATCTCGGCCCAGACCAAGTCATTGATCAAGGAACATCAGCCCGCGGCGCTGTTCGGCTTCGTTGGTGCGGCACCGGTGGTCAAGCTGGTGGCCGACAAGGTGCTCGACACCGCGCAGGTGCCCTTGGTTGGCGCACATACCGGCGCAGCCGTGGTGGCGGCCGACAAGAACGCATCGATGGTGTTCCTGACCCGCGCCACCTATGCAGATGAAGTCGACAAGGTGATGAAGCAACTCGCCACGATCGGCATCCGCAAGTTCGTCGTGTTCCATTCCGAGGATCAGGCTGGTCTCGAATACCGTGATCTGGCCAAGGCTGTCGCGGCCAAGCAGAACCAGACCGTGGAAGCCGTGATCGCGCAGCCGAAGGATCTTTCCAAGATCGCGCCGCTCGCCGACGCCGTCGTGGCCAAGGAGCATCAGGCGGTGTTGCTCGCTGTTGAGGCGCCCGCTGCCGCTGCCTTCGTCAAGCGCTATCGCGAACAGGGCGGCTCTGGCCAGATCGTTGGCATGTCTACGGTTGAAGGCGTGCGACTGGCCGAAACGGCGGGCCCGAAGGCGTCTCGTGGTGTGGCGCTCGCGCAGGTCGCGCCGAATCCGCGCAACGAGTCCTACGCGGTGGTGCGGGAGTTCACGACCAACTACCGCAAGTACGGCCCCTACACCGAAGAGCCGACGCAGGCGATGATGGAAGGCTATCTCGCCGCCAAGGTGATCACCGAGGGCCTCAAGCGCGCGGGCGGCAAATCCGGGCTGGCGCGCGGCATCGGCAGCATTTCCGGCTTCGATGTCGGCGGCGTCAGCTTCACCTACGGTGGTGCATCACGCAGTGGTTCGAAGTATGTGGAAATGTCGGTGATCGACAAGGAAGGCCGCGTGACGCGCTGA
- a CDS encoding cache domain-containing protein produces the protein MKSTIIGLVIVGAALAAISFKPQATKEDAQAAMDRATRFAATHGNDALVQSLQKANSPLHAGATRVLVLDMAGNVVADPIQPQRVGRNVLDLKDTRGNYLFVDAMQVANAKGEGWVYYKTRSPISRDERREAALVKRQGNVVLLAALND, from the coding sequence ATGAAAAGTACCATCATCGGCCTCGTCATCGTCGGCGCGGCACTTGCCGCCATTTCCTTCAAACCGCAGGCCACCAAGGAGGATGCCCAGGCAGCCATGGATCGCGCCACCCGCTTCGCGGCAACACACGGCAACGATGCCTTGGTACAGAGCCTGCAGAAGGCCAACAGCCCGCTGCACGCCGGCGCGACCCGCGTGCTGGTGCTCGACATGGCCGGCAATGTCGTTGCCGATCCGATCCAGCCGCAGCGCGTCGGGCGCAATGTGCTGGACCTCAAGGACACGCGCGGCAACTATTTGTTTGTCGATGCCATGCAGGTAGCCAATGCAAAGGGCGAAGGCTGGGTGTACTACAAGACGCGCAGCCCGATTTCCCGCGACGAGCGTCGGGAAGCCGCGCTGGTGAAGCGCCAGGGTAATGTCGTACTGCTCGCCGCGTTGAACGACTGA
- the adhE gene encoding bifunctional acetaldehyde-CoA/alcohol dehydrogenase encodes MTVTNVAELDALLARVKAAQQKFASFSQEQVDLIFRNAALAAADARIPLAKMAVEETRMGILEDKVIKNHFASEYIYNKYKDEKTCGILDEEPEFGIMTIAEPIGIICGIVPTTNPTSTAIFKALIALKTRNGIVFSPHPRAKKATCYAAKLVLDAAVAAGAPKDIIGWIDEPTVELSNALMRHPEINLILATGGPGMVKAAYSSGKPAIGVGAGNTPAVIDETADIKRAVASILMSKTFDNGVVCASEQSVIVVDKVYDAVRERFSHHGGYMLSKKETEAVRKVILVDGHLNAAIVGQSAIKIAEMAGVTVPPFTKVLIGEVTDINDAEAFAHEKLSPCLGMYRAKDFYDACDKAVALVTMGGIGHTSALYTDQDLQQDRIRHFGDKMKTARILINTPSSQGGIGDLYNFRLAPSLTLGCGSWGGNSISENVGPQHLINKKTVAKRAENMLWHKLPKSIYFRRGCLPFALDDLQGKKRCMIVTDRYLFENGYVDEPVRLLKSLGMEVEVFFEVAADPTLAVVRKALSLANAFQPDVILALGGGSPMDAAKIMWVMYEHPEVAFEDLALRFMDIRKRIYKFPKLGVKAMMVAVPTTSGTGSEVTPFAVVTDEVTGVKYPIADYELTPSMAIVDANLVMNMPKSLTAFGGIDAVTHALEAYVSIMANEYSDAQALQALKLLKDYLPSAYENGAKDPKAREQVHNGATIAGIAFANAFLGVCHSMAHKLGAEFHLAHGLANALLISNVIRYNAVDIPTKQAAFSQYDRPKSVARYAQIARHLGIEANRDHERVEKLVEWVDGLKKTLNIPASIQAAGVSEADFLAKVDKLAEDAFDDQCTGANPRYPLISELKQILLDSFYGRAYVEAYEREDEPEAAPVVAKKGSKKVA; translated from the coding sequence ATGACCGTTACGAATGTGGCCGAACTTGACGCTCTCTTGGCGCGAGTAAAGGCAGCCCAGCAGAAGTTCGCCAGTTTTTCTCAGGAACAAGTCGACCTGATCTTCCGCAACGCCGCACTTGCCGCCGCCGATGCGCGCATCCCGCTGGCAAAGATGGCCGTCGAAGAGACCCGCATGGGCATCCTCGAAGACAAGGTCATCAAGAACCACTTCGCCTCCGAGTACATCTACAACAAGTACAAGGACGAGAAGACCTGCGGCATCCTCGATGAGGAACCGGAATTCGGCATCATGACGATCGCCGAGCCGATCGGCATCATCTGCGGCATCGTGCCGACGACCAACCCGACGTCCACTGCGATCTTCAAGGCGCTGATCGCCCTCAAGACCCGCAATGGCATCGTCTTCTCGCCGCACCCGCGTGCCAAGAAAGCGACCTGCTACGCCGCCAAGCTGGTGCTGGACGCTGCGGTTGCCGCTGGCGCCCCGAAGGACATCATCGGCTGGATCGACGAACCGACGGTTGAGCTGTCGAACGCACTGATGCGTCACCCCGAAATCAACCTGATCCTCGCCACCGGTGGCCCCGGCATGGTCAAGGCCGCCTACTCGTCCGGCAAGCCGGCGATCGGCGTCGGTGCGGGCAACACCCCGGCCGTGATCGACGAAACTGCCGACATCAAGCGCGCGGTCGCATCGATCCTGATGTCGAAGACCTTCGACAACGGCGTCGTCTGCGCATCCGAGCAGTCCGTAATCGTCGTGGACAAGGTGTACGACGCAGTGCGCGAGCGCTTCTCGCACCACGGCGGTTACATGCTGAGCAAGAAGGAAACCGAGGCTGTCCGCAAGGTCATCCTGGTTGATGGTCACCTGAACGCTGCGATCGTCGGCCAGTCCGCGATCAAGATCGCCGAGATGGCCGGCGTCACCGTGCCGCCCTTCACAAAGGTGCTGATCGGCGAAGTCACCGACATCAACGACGCAGAAGCCTTCGCACACGAGAAGCTGTCGCCGTGTCTGGGCATGTACCGCGCCAAGGACTTCTACGACGCCTGCGACAAGGCTGTCGCACTGGTCACCATGGGCGGTATCGGCCACACCTCGGCCCTCTACACCGACCAGGATCTGCAGCAGGATCGCATCCGCCACTTCGGCGACAAGATGAAGACCGCTCGTATCCTGATCAACACCCCGTCGTCGCAAGGCGGTATCGGTGACCTCTACAACTTCCGGCTTGCACCTTCGCTGACGCTGGGTTGCGGTTCGTGGGGCGGCAACTCGATCTCCGAGAACGTCGGTCCCCAGCACTTGATCAACAAGAAAACCGTTGCGAAGCGAGCCGAGAACATGTTGTGGCACAAACTTCCGAAGTCGATCTACTTCCGCCGCGGCTGCCTGCCGTTCGCCCTTGACGACCTGCAGGGCAAGAAGCGCTGCATGATCGTGACCGACCGTTACCTGTTCGAAAACGGTTATGTCGATGAGCCGGTTCGCCTGCTCAAGAGCCTGGGCATGGAAGTCGAAGTGTTCTTCGAAGTGGCTGCCGACCCGACCCTGGCCGTCGTGCGCAAGGCCCTGTCGCTGGCCAACGCTTTCCAGCCGGACGTGATCCTGGCGCTGGGCGGAGGTTCGCCGATGGACGCTGCGAAGATCATGTGGGTGATGTACGAGCATCCGGAAGTCGCGTTCGAAGACCTGGCGCTGCGCTTCATGGACATCCGCAAGCGCATCTACAAGTTCCCGAAACTGGGCGTCAAGGCGATGATGGTCGCCGTGCCGACGACCTCGGGTACCGGCTCGGAAGTCACCCCGTTCGCCGTCGTGACCGACGAAGTGACCGGTGTGAAGTACCCGATCGCCGACTACGAACTGACCCCGAGCATGGCGATCGTCGACGCGAACCTGGTCATGAACATGCCCAAGTCGCTGACCGCCTTCGGTGGTATCGACGCCGTGACCCACGCGCTCGAAGCCTATGTGTCGATCATGGCCAACGAGTACTCTGATGCACAGGCCCTGCAGGCGCTCAAGCTGCTGAAGGACTACCTGCCCTCCGCTTACGAAAATGGCGCGAAGGATCCGAAGGCCCGCGAGCAAGTGCATAACGGCGCGACCATCGCCGGTATCGCGTTTGCCAACGCCTTCCTGGGTGTCTGCCACTCGATGGCGCACAAGCTGGGTGCCGAGTTCCACCTCGCCCACGGCCTGGCCAACGCCCTGCTGATCTCGAACGTCATCCGCTACAACGCGGTCGACATCCCGACCAAGCAGGCTGCGTTCTCGCAGTACGACCGTCCGAAGAGCGTCGCCCGTTACGCCCAGATCGCCCGTCACCTCGGCATCGAAGCGAATCGCGACCACGAACGTGTCGAGAAGCTGGTCGAGTGGGTGGATGGCCTCAAGAAGACCCTCAACATCCCGGCATCGATCCAGGCTGCTGGCGTGTCCGAAGCAGACTTCCTCGCCAAGGTCGACAAGCTGGCCGAAGATGCGTTCGACGATCAATGTACTGGCGCCAACCCGCGCTATCCGCTGATCAGCGAACTCAAGCAGATCCTGCTCGACAGCTTCTACGGCCGCGCCTACGTCGAAGCGTACGAACGCGAAGACGAGCCGGAAGCCGCTCCCGTGGTTGCCAAGAAGGGCAGCAAGAAGGTCGCCTAA
- a CDS encoding quinone oxidoreductase family protein encodes MSMAIRIHSNGDPEVMVWEPVDVPSPAAGEVQVRHRAVGLNFIDVYHRTGLYPLPLPAGIGLEGAGEVIAVGAGVGDVRVGDRVAYAGGPVGAYAEVRNLPADRVVRLPDAVSFDIGAAMMLQGLTAQYLLRRTYRVQPGDTILVHAAAGGVGLILCQWAKVLGATVIGTVGSDAKAALAQAHGCDHTIVYTRERFADRVRELTGGGGVAVVYDSIGKDTFNESLTCLQPLGTMVSYGNATGPVAPFDVSTLAKLGSLFLTRPTLMTYIAKRSDLLAMSSELFEVVQNGTVKIEIHQRYALSEAAQAHRDLEARRTTGSTILIP; translated from the coding sequence ATGTCGATGGCGATCCGGATCCACAGCAACGGCGACCCAGAGGTGATGGTGTGGGAACCGGTCGATGTGCCTTCGCCCGCCGCTGGCGAAGTGCAGGTGCGGCACCGGGCCGTCGGCCTGAACTTCATCGACGTGTATCACCGCACTGGCCTTTATCCGCTGCCGCTGCCGGCGGGGATCGGCCTCGAAGGTGCCGGGGAAGTGATCGCGGTGGGTGCCGGCGTCGGCGATGTGCGCGTTGGCGACCGCGTCGCATACGCCGGCGGGCCGGTCGGCGCCTACGCCGAGGTGCGCAACCTGCCCGCAGATCGCGTCGTGCGGCTCCCGGACGCAGTCAGTTTCGATATCGGCGCGGCGATGATGCTGCAAGGGCTTACCGCGCAGTACCTGCTGCGCCGGACATACCGTGTTCAGCCCGGCGATACCATCCTCGTTCATGCGGCCGCAGGCGGCGTCGGCTTGATCCTGTGCCAGTGGGCCAAGGTGCTCGGCGCAACGGTGATCGGCACGGTTGGCTCTGACGCCAAGGCGGCTCTGGCGCAGGCGCATGGCTGCGATCACACGATCGTTTATACCCGCGAACGCTTTGCCGACCGGGTGCGCGAACTGACCGGTGGCGGCGGGGTCGCGGTGGTCTACGACTCGATCGGCAAAGACACCTTCAACGAGTCGCTGACCTGCCTGCAACCGCTCGGCACCATGGTCAGCTATGGCAATGCGACCGGGCCGGTAGCCCCGTTCGATGTCTCCACGCTTGCGAAACTGGGCTCTCTGTTCCTGACGCGTCCGACGCTGATGACTTACATTGCGAAACGATCCGACCTGCTGGCGATGTCGTCAGAGCTCTTCGAGGTAGTGCAGAATGGCACGGTCAAGATCGAGATTCACCAGCGCTACGCCTTGTCGGAGGCCGCGCAGGCGCATCGCGATCTTGAGGCACGTCGGACGACCGGTTCGACGATCCTGATCCCCTGA
- a CDS encoding AAA family ATPase, with product MRRVVFNQKGGVGKSTITCNLAAIAASRGKRTLVVDLDPQGNSTHYLLGKAADSLEKTLADMFDQTLRLRLLNDKVDSYIHGTPFERLDILPSAPALEELMSKLESRYKIYKLRDALNEVADDYDMVFIDTPPALNFYTRSALIAAERCLIPFDCDDFSRRALYALLENVGELKSDHNDALEVEGIVVNQFQPRASLPLRIVKELQAEGLPVLTNFLSASVKIRESHEHAKPMIHLDPNHKLAKEFVALYDSLQGRKAKA from the coding sequence GTGCGACGCGTCGTATTCAATCAAAAAGGGGGCGTGGGCAAATCCACGATCACATGCAACCTCGCTGCGATCGCCGCCAGCCGTGGCAAGCGCACGCTGGTCGTCGACCTCGATCCGCAAGGCAACAGCACGCATTACCTGCTCGGCAAGGCCGCCGACTCGCTGGAAAAAACGCTTGCCGACATGTTCGACCAGACCCTGCGTCTGCGGCTGCTCAACGACAAGGTTGACAGCTACATTCACGGCACGCCGTTCGAGCGGCTTGATATTTTGCCCTCGGCGCCCGCGCTCGAAGAACTGATGAGCAAGCTGGAATCGCGCTACAAGATCTACAAACTGCGCGATGCGCTCAATGAAGTCGCCGACGACTACGACATGGTCTTCATCGACACGCCGCCGGCGCTCAATTTCTATACTCGCTCGGCCCTGATTGCCGCCGAACGCTGCCTGATCCCCTTCGACTGCGACGATTTCTCGCGGCGCGCGCTGTACGCCTTGCTCGAAAACGTAGGCGAGCTGAAGAGCGATCACAACGACGCGCTGGAAGTGGAAGGTATCGTCGTCAATCAGTTCCAGCCCCGCGCGTCGCTGCCGCTGCGCATCGTCAAGGAACTGCAGGCGGAAGGGCTACCGGTGCTGACCAACTTCCTGTCGGCGAGCGTCAAGATCCGAGAATCGCATGAGCACGCGAAACCGATGATCCACCTCGACCCGAACCACAAGTTGGCCAAGGAATTCGTCGCGCTTTACGACTCGCTGCAAGGCCGCAAGGCGAAGGCCTGA
- the pcaD gene encoding 3-oxoadipate enol-lactonase, whose translation MTLLHALGADQSIWDAQAEALAQRFTVLRPDLRGHGRSGVTPGAYSLPQLAADIVAIWDALRVERSHVVGISLGGFIAQHLALDWPARVDRLVLADTSSGYPPEAAAMWPERIAKVEAEGTSPLVPATLERWFTGDYRMRHRERVMRIGRVIETTSAAGYAGCCQAIAGLATTERLGEIAAPTLVLVGEHDVGTPVSMSRVLADGIPGAELRVIENAAHLSNVEQPAVFSRLLFDFLD comes from the coding sequence GTGACGCTGTTGCACGCGCTGGGTGCAGACCAATCGATCTGGGATGCGCAGGCGGAGGCACTGGCGCAGCGATTCACCGTATTGCGGCCGGATCTGCGCGGTCATGGGCGCTCCGGAGTCACGCCTGGCGCCTACTCGCTACCGCAGCTGGCTGCGGATATCGTTGCGATCTGGGATGCGCTGCGCGTCGAACGCAGCCATGTGGTTGGAATTTCGCTCGGCGGCTTTATCGCTCAGCATCTTGCGCTCGATTGGCCGGCCCGCGTCGATCGTCTGGTGCTGGCGGATACTTCGAGCGGCTACCCGCCGGAGGCCGCCGCGATGTGGCCTGAACGTATCGCCAAAGTAGAGGCAGAAGGTACCTCGCCGCTGGTGCCGGCGACGCTAGAGCGCTGGTTCACCGGCGACTACCGCATGCGCCATCGCGAGCGCGTGATGCGGATCGGGCGTGTGATCGAAACCACGTCGGCGGCCGGCTACGCCGGTTGCTGTCAGGCAATCGCCGGTCTCGCGACAACCGAGCGACTTGGAGAAATCGCCGCGCCGACGCTGGTTCTGGTCGGCGAGCACGATGTGGGGACGCCCGTCTCGATGTCCCGCGTTCTCGCCGACGGTATTCCCGGCGCCGAGCTTCGCGTCATCGAAAATGCCGCTCATCTGTCAAACGTTGAGCAGCCGGCGGTCTTCAGCCGGCTTCTGTTCGACTTTCTCGACTGA